The window TGATACTACAGAAACCATAGCGCACCTGTTACCGAATGATTCAATTTCCAAGCGGAAAAGGGACAAAGCAAAATCTATAGAACCCTCCTGCTCCGGTTTTGTGCTGATGCTGGGTACCGACAAAAAATTCGAGCAGCTGGCTCATCATAATATTTTCTTTTCGGAGGACTATGAAAAAGAGTTCAAACAGATTTTTGAAGACAGAGTGATGCCCGATGATCCAACTATCTATATCGCAAACACATCATACTCCGATCCACATCACGCCCACGAGCATGGATCCAACCTCTTCATTCTGATAAATGCTCCGTATCTGTCAGACCACTACAACTGGGATGAACAGGCAATGTCTTATGGAGATAAAGTGATTCGGGAATTAGAGCAGCGAGGACTTGAGCACCTTTCCGAACATATTCAATTCAGAAAAACCATTACCCCGAATGACTTCTACCAAAAATACCGGTCAAATAAAGGAAGCATTTACGGGACTTCATCCAACAGTAAGTTCTCTGCCTTTCTTCGCCCCAGAAATAAGTCCCGTGAAATAGAAAAGCTTTATTTCGTGGGCGGTTCCACACACCCCGGTGGCGGGATACCTTTGGTGGTGCAGTCTGCGTTTAATGCTGTGGAGTTGATTGAGCGCTATGAATTTGATTGAGGGTTTTCTACTCTGCCGCTTCCTGTTCAACATCCAGGTTAATCACTTCAACGTTGTGCAGTTTCCCTTCGATAATTTGGAAGCGAATTACGGTTCGTTGTGATTGAAAGCCTTGTTTGCCGGCAGCTCCCGGATTCATGTACAACATTTTATTTAAATCCTGATCCCGGGAAATGCGAAGAATGTGAGAGTGGCCGCACACAAAAAGTTCGGGGGGATTGGTTTCCATTTCCTGACGGATAGGAAGGCAATAACGTCCTGGAATTCCCCCGATGTGCGTCATCCACACTTTCAGTCCCTCCCTCTCAAAACGCTGATGCAATGGATAAACCTGGCGAATGTCTTCCCCATCAATGTTTCCGTAAACACCAACAACAGGGGCGATTTTTTGAAGTTCTTGAGCTATAGACAGGCTCCCAAAATCTCCGGCATGCCAGATTTCGTCGCAGTCCTCGAAATACTCGAATACCTGGGGATCGAGGTAATTATGCGTATCTGAAATTAGCCCTATTTTGATCATACTTTTTGTATCATCTTAGTACTCCAATAAAGCGGAACAAGAAACTACATTTTTCAATCTCGTTCCACCAATTTCGAAACAATAGCAAAATTTTATTCATTCATTGAAGAGTTTCAGCATTATCATCGTTACCTGGAATGCCCTTGAGCACCTCAAGAATTATCTGCCGTCGGTAACCGAAACAGACTATCCTGATTTTGAAATCATCATTGCCGACAATGCCTCAACCGACGGTTCCAAAGAATGGGTTAAGTCAACGTATCCTGAAATTAAAATTGCCAGCTTTGACCAAAACTACGGCTATTGCGGAGGAAATAACAGAGCTGTTCCCCTTGCTGAAAAAGATATTTTACTATTCCTGAATAACGACGTCAAAGTAGAGAAGAACTGGCTGCAGGGTATCAATGATATATTTGAGAAAGACGAGAAAATGGCGGCCGTTCAACCCAAGATGAGAGCAGTCGAACAACCGGAACATTTTGAGTACGCCGGGGCTGCCGGGGGATTCATGGATAAATACGGATACACCTTTTGCCGGGGACGAATTTTTAATGAAGTAGAACGGGATGAAGGTCAGTATGATGATTCCCCTAACCTCTTCTGGGCATCAGGTGCTGCACTCGCCATCCGAAAGGTTCTATTCATAGAATCCGGTGGATTTGATGAGGATTTTGAGTTCCATATGGAAGAGATTGATTTATGCTGGCGGCTTCAGAATAAGGGATACAAAATCGGTTATGCTCCGGAGAGTTTAGTCTATCATCTGGGTGGCGGTTCATTGCCAATGGGCTCACCGCGTAAAGTCTACTATAACTTCCGCAACAGCCTCTTTATGCTTTGGAAGAATTACAGTTCATCCAGCTTACGAAAGAGGTTTTTACTTCGGTTGATATTGGATGTTATCGCCGCTTACAAAGCGCTCCTGTCCGGAAAACCCAAAGAATGGTGGGCCGTAGCTAAAGCCCATCTGCATTTTGCAAAGGACTTTTTCAGGGTGCACCGGAAGCGAAAAGAACTTCAATCCCAACGAACTATCTCGCATGATCCGGATACCATGCTGGATATCAGTCTCATTTGGCAGCATTTTGTCAAGGGTGTTAAACGCTTTCGTGATTTAGGCTAAGAAGCTTTTTTCTTTTTGAATGAATTAATCACTCCTCCATCCAGAACTGCCTGCCGCTGGCGATCACTTAGCGTGTGTTTTACTTCGTATTCGGTTCCTTTGGTCACATTGACTAATTTTGCCGTATTACCACTTTCTATACTTGCACGGATGTTTTCAACTTTAAGCACATCTCCCTGATCAATGTCATTGTAATCTTCTTCACTGGTAAACTCAAAAGGCGGGATACCGAAATTTACCAGATTCTGCCAGCCGATTCGAGCGTAGCTTTTTGCAATTACAGCACGCTGACCTAAATATCTCGGAGCGATGGCTGCGTGTTCACGACTGGAACCCTGTGCGTAATTTTCTCCGGCGATAACCACATGTCCGCCATGTTCTTCTTTGGCTTTCATCGCTCGGTCGTGAAAGTTTTTATCGACAACATCGAGCGTGAACTTGCTAATCTCAGGGATATTGCTTCTGAATGGCAACACTTCGGTTCCTGCACGCAGTATTTCATCGGTTGAAATATCATCACCCATTTTCAGCAGTACCGGAACTTCAAAGTCTTCCAGTTCACCAAAATTTGGCATACTTGAAATGTTGGGTCCTTTCTTAATCTCGCCTCGCTCTTCTTTAGGCTTTGGTGGAGTCAACATATCAGTATTTACAATCACTTCTTTGAGCGGTGTGTATTTCGGATACTCCATATTGAACAGCTTCTCAAGATCTCTCGGATCGGTTATTTTGCCTGTCAAGGCAGAAGCTGCCGCCGTTTCCGGGCTCACAAGAAATACAGAATCTTCTGGGGTACCGGAACGATCCGGGAAGTTTCGGGGCACGGTTCTCAGGCTATTTTGGCCGGTGGCTGGGGCCTGCCCCATCCCAATACATCCGTTACAACCCGCCTGGTGAATTCGGGCTCCGGATTGCACCAGGTTAAACATCACATCATTCTTAACCATGTTCTCGATAATCTGCCTGGATGTCGGGTTGATGTCAAAAGAAACATTATCATTCACCGTTTTGCCTTTCACAATTTCAGAGGAAATCCAAAAGTCACGATATCCGGGATTTGCCGAAGAACCGATGTAAGACTGATAAATATCTCTACCCTCAACTTCTCGCACTGGCACCACATTACCCGGAGAACTTGGCAGGGCAATCAGCGGTTCTACATCATCCAGAATGAGTTCTTCATACTTATCGTATTCTGCTCCTTCATCGGCAAGAAGTTCAACGTATTCATCACCCCGCTTTTGTGATTCCATAAAACGACGGATTTCCCCATCGGCCGGGAAGACCGTTGTTGTAGCACCCATTTCGGTACCCATATTGGCGATCACATGTCGGTCCATGGTATCCAGGTTCTTCAATCCTTCCCCGAAATATTCTATAACATAGCCGGAAGCGCCATCAACATCGTAGCGGCGGAGCATTTCCAGAACTACGTCTTTGGCACTAACCCAATCTTTTAATTCACCTTTCAACTCAACCCCCAGCACTTTGGGCATTTTTATAAAAAGTGGTTCGCCTGCAATCGCAAAGGCCACATCCAATCCTCCCGAACCGATGGCCAACATTCCCATACATCCTGATGCCGGTGTGTGGCTATCAGAACCTGCAAGGGTTTTGCCGGGAATGGCAAAGCGCTCGGTCTCTATA of the Gracilimonas sediminicola genome contains:
- a CDS encoding metallophosphoesterase family protein, giving the protein MIKIGLISDTHNYLDPQVFEYFEDCDEIWHAGDFGSLSIAQELQKIAPVVGVYGNIDGEDIRQVYPLHQRFEREGLKVWMTHIGGIPGRYCLPIRQEMETNPPELFVCGHSHILRISRDQDLNKMLYMNPGAAGKQGFQSQRTVIRFQIIEGKLHNVEVINLDVEQEAAE
- a CDS encoding glycosyltransferase family 2 protein yields the protein MKSFSIIIVTWNALEHLKNYLPSVTETDYPDFEIIIADNASTDGSKEWVKSTYPEIKIASFDQNYGYCGGNNRAVPLAEKDILLFLNNDVKVEKNWLQGINDIFEKDEKMAAVQPKMRAVEQPEHFEYAGAAGGFMDKYGYTFCRGRIFNEVERDEGQYDDSPNLFWASGAALAIRKVLFIESGGFDEDFEFHMEEIDLCWRLQNKGYKIGYAPESLVYHLGGGSLPMGSPRKVYYNFRNSLFMLWKNYSSSSLRKRFLLRLILDVIAAYKALLSGKPKEWWAVAKAHLHFAKDFFRVHRKRKELQSQRTISHDPDTMLDISLIWQHFVKGVKRFRDLG
- a CDS encoding aconitate hydratase yields the protein MSKPLNVTQKLIKSHLVEGEMVPGEEIGLKIDQTLTQDATGTMVMLELEAMELDEAKTELSCQYVDHNLIQSDFKNPDDHVFLKSAAERFGMWFSRPGNGVSHPIETERFAIPGKTLAGSDSHTPASGCMGMLAIGSGGLDVAFAIAGEPLFIKMPKVLGVELKGELKDWVSAKDVVLEMLRRYDVDGASGYVIEYFGEGLKNLDTMDRHVIANMGTEMGATTTVFPADGEIRRFMESQKRGDEYVELLADEGAEYDKYEELILDDVEPLIALPSSPGNVVPVREVEGRDIYQSYIGSSANPGYRDFWISSEIVKGKTVNDNVSFDINPTSRQIIENMVKNDVMFNLVQSGARIHQAGCNGCIGMGQAPATGQNSLRTVPRNFPDRSGTPEDSVFLVSPETAAASALTGKITDPRDLEKLFNMEYPKYTPLKEVIVNTDMLTPPKPKEERGEIKKGPNISSMPNFGELEDFEVPVLLKMGDDISTDEILRAGTEVLPFRSNIPEISKFTLDVVDKNFHDRAMKAKEEHGGHVVIAGENYAQGSSREHAAIAPRYLGQRAVIAKSYARIGWQNLVNFGIPPFEFTSEEDYNDIDQGDVLKVENIRASIESGNTAKLVNVTKGTEYEVKHTLSDRQRQAVLDGGVINSFKKKKAS